From Scylla paramamosain isolate STU-SP2022 chromosome 16, ASM3559412v1, whole genome shotgun sequence, one genomic window encodes:
- the LOC135108141 gene encoding connectin-like isoform X1, producing the protein MLVLAERVMLRAAKMLPEKLLFHVKLLFCMVVVATEGKKKKKNRKQADEPEVASILEAGFNMCDINPPEVIYCYCDVLDLDKAEEGNCWIFNDTSENEYIWEGFMSQTKIKRLTLHLRPDGTLKNIPTVAVLHLPSIEMFEVQYATFKTVRAYSFGNSTTLAKVSLSRNSIATLARNAFTHLPSLDTLSLGENHISEINRHVFADLPKLTKLYIDRNNITIVHDRAFQGLHSLVELDLFSNQIHVITPDTFKGLQSLERLDLHKNRIEVIGDKTFRDLQALRTLDLQENSLKYIAPNGFHGLERLQRLNLQDNKLLTLGSEVFKPAPSILHLDIRANVLETLTLETVQPLLENLNNDTMQFFLEGEYPLQCFDAPHS; encoded by the exons ATGTTGGTGCTTGCTGAGCGTGTAATG ctTCGCGCCGCCAAGATGCTGCCGGAGAAGCTGCTGTTCCACGTGAAGCTGCTGTtctgcatggtggtggtggccacggagggcaagaagaagaagaagaaccgcAAGCAGGCCGACGAACCCGAGGTGGCGTCCATACTGGAGGCTGGCTTCAACATGTGTGACATCAACCCGCCGGAGGTGATCTACTGCTACTGCGATGTCCTCGATCTAGACAAG GCGGAGGAGGGCAACTGCTGGATCTTCAACGACACCTCCGAGAACGAGTACATCTGGGAGGGCTTCATGTCGCAGACCAAGATCAAGAGACTCACGCTTCACCTGCGTCCTGACGGAACCCTCAAGAACATCCCCACCGTGGCCGTCTTGCACCTGCCCAGCATAGAGATGTTCGAG GTCCAGTACGCCACCTTCAAGACGGTGCGGGCGTACAGTTTCGGCAACTCCACCACGCTGGCCAAGGTCTCCCTCTCCAGGAACTCTATCGCCACGCTGGCCCGGAACGCCTTCACGCACCTGCCGTCCCTCGATACGCTCTCCCTCGGCGAAAACCACATCTCGGAGATCAACAGGCACGTGTTCGCCGACCTGCCCAAGCTGACCAAGTTGTACATCGATCGCAACAACATCACCATCGTACACGACCGAGCCTTCCAGGGCCTGCACAGTCTGGTGGAGCTGGATCTCTTCTCCAACCAGATACACGTGATCACGCCGGACACTTTCAAAGGCCTGCAGTCTCTGGAGCGCCTCGACCTCCACAAGAACCGCATCGAGGTCATCGGCGACAAGACATTCCGGGACCTCCAGGCGTTGCGGACCCTCGACCTGCAGGAGAACTCCCTCAAGTATATCGCCCCCAACGGCTTCCACGGCCTGGAACGACTGCAGCGCCTCAacctgcag GACAACAAGCTGCTTACTCTAGGCAGCGAGGTGTTCAAGCCAGCCCCCAGCATCCTGCACCTGGACATTCGCGCCAACGTGCTGGAAACTCTCACGCTGGAAACCGTGCAGCCGCTCCTCGAGAACCTCAACAACGACACCATGCAGTTCTTCCTGGAAGGTGAGTACCCGCTGCAATGTTTTGATGCTCCCCACTCATGA
- the LOC135108141 gene encoding connectin-like isoform X2 codes for MLPEKLLFHVKLLFCMVVVATEGKKKKKNRKQADEPEVASILEAGFNMCDINPPEVIYCYCDVLDLDKAEEGNCWIFNDTSENEYIWEGFMSQTKIKRLTLHLRPDGTLKNIPTVAVLHLPSIEMFEVQYATFKTVRAYSFGNSTTLAKVSLSRNSIATLARNAFTHLPSLDTLSLGENHISEINRHVFADLPKLTKLYIDRNNITIVHDRAFQGLHSLVELDLFSNQIHVITPDTFKGLQSLERLDLHKNRIEVIGDKTFRDLQALRTLDLQENSLKYIAPNGFHGLERLQRLNLQDNKLLTLGSEVFKPAPSILHLDIRANVLETLTLETVQPLLENLNNDTMQFFLEGEYPLQCFDAPHS; via the exons ATGCTGCCGGAGAAGCTGCTGTTCCACGTGAAGCTGCTGTtctgcatggtggtggtggccacggagggcaagaagaagaagaagaaccgcAAGCAGGCCGACGAACCCGAGGTGGCGTCCATACTGGAGGCTGGCTTCAACATGTGTGACATCAACCCGCCGGAGGTGATCTACTGCTACTGCGATGTCCTCGATCTAGACAAG GCGGAGGAGGGCAACTGCTGGATCTTCAACGACACCTCCGAGAACGAGTACATCTGGGAGGGCTTCATGTCGCAGACCAAGATCAAGAGACTCACGCTTCACCTGCGTCCTGACGGAACCCTCAAGAACATCCCCACCGTGGCCGTCTTGCACCTGCCCAGCATAGAGATGTTCGAG GTCCAGTACGCCACCTTCAAGACGGTGCGGGCGTACAGTTTCGGCAACTCCACCACGCTGGCCAAGGTCTCCCTCTCCAGGAACTCTATCGCCACGCTGGCCCGGAACGCCTTCACGCACCTGCCGTCCCTCGATACGCTCTCCCTCGGCGAAAACCACATCTCGGAGATCAACAGGCACGTGTTCGCCGACCTGCCCAAGCTGACCAAGTTGTACATCGATCGCAACAACATCACCATCGTACACGACCGAGCCTTCCAGGGCCTGCACAGTCTGGTGGAGCTGGATCTCTTCTCCAACCAGATACACGTGATCACGCCGGACACTTTCAAAGGCCTGCAGTCTCTGGAGCGCCTCGACCTCCACAAGAACCGCATCGAGGTCATCGGCGACAAGACATTCCGGGACCTCCAGGCGTTGCGGACCCTCGACCTGCAGGAGAACTCCCTCAAGTATATCGCCCCCAACGGCTTCCACGGCCTGGAACGACTGCAGCGCCTCAacctgcag GACAACAAGCTGCTTACTCTAGGCAGCGAGGTGTTCAAGCCAGCCCCCAGCATCCTGCACCTGGACATTCGCGCCAACGTGCTGGAAACTCTCACGCTGGAAACCGTGCAGCCGCTCCTCGAGAACCTCAACAACGACACCATGCAGTTCTTCCTGGAAGGTGAGTACCCGCTGCAATGTTTTGATGCTCCCCACTCATGA